CCCAGAGCTGGATGAGGGGATTCATACCTTGATATCCTTTTTGTACCGTCCCTGTCTGTACCATGAGTATGAAGTTACAACGAGCCTGTTAGTAAACGTTAAAGTggtgttttgttgattttggtaCCTTTGGACAGAACCTGGCTAcctatgctatgctaagctaagctaaactaagctaaactaaactaagatgAGCTTCTGGCTCATATTTAgtgtacaaatacaaatgttgcatctatcttttcatttttcagtgagaaaataatatttgttttttaaatatattttttgctgAGCATCAACAAAAAGCTGTTCtgtcatgaaaacataaaaaaggtTGACCGACCTCAACCGCtggcaacaaacaaaacagaaaaagaaaaatgtaattaaagaaGGGAAGAAAAGTAagataataatataattcaaaAGGACTCTTTTCAGGCATAATATCTAGAAAGTCTATGAGAGATAAAAATGGTCTACATATTTTATCAAAGTTCTTCAGTATTTCCAGCTTTACATGCACATTGTTGATCCATCGATCGTAAGATGGACTCATTCCCATTTAAGAGAATTGAACACCTGTGGTGCTGAAGACCATGACATGGGcatttggagaaaaaataatGGTATTACCCAAACTATACTTTTTAGAATAAGTATATTATATAGTAACGGATGAGTAACAGATGATGGTGACAGCTTATGTACAGATGACGGCACAAATGGGAGAACCAGGCCATCGTCAATGGGATCAACTGCCATTGGTGTCAACCGAGACGTCTAACATGTCATCCACGTATTCAAACACACCAGTAGGTTGTAATAGCTCACTCTTGATTTATCAAGTGATAGTGTTCAATACAGGTGCGGTACAATAAGACAAGCCTGAGGGAGGTGTCTGGGCCAATAAAGAGTATTAGAGAAGGCCATCACGGGCACGTGGATTACTCTAATCCTATCCACAGGCGTTGGGTATCACACACTCATTCCAGCACAGTTGACGAGGAAGATGGAGGCCACTGTTCgatgtgctgctgtgctgttcCTCCTGCTTCTAACTCAGGGTAAGTCACTGTGCACCTGCAAGGGGGGATATTATTACATCATAATGCCAAATCAGGAATATACTCACTGTTCTGCCttgtttattgtgtcttttttgCAACTATATTCTGGTTATGTACACACAAATCATGCAGAATGATCTGAGATATTTGTACGTCATGTAAATCACACTAAATTACCTGCAAATGATTCATAAATTAAATTGTCAATCATCttaatttttgttaatttcttctAGTTCCTTCTGCAAACTTTAGctttcacatttaatttaccCATCTACTTCTACATTTCATGCATCTATTGATGTGGCACAGCCCTGATCACTGTCCACTCCCAGGAGGTAAGAGCCCAATAATAAACCCCCTAAGTGAAGTTTAAAATGTGATCTTGATTGGTGAGCAAACTCAGGTTTTACTCTTCCCTGCGTGTccttgaggaggaggaggaggctgcccAGGAGGTTGTCCAGgatgaggagctgcaggaggaagacCAGCAGGTGATGGAGACGCTGACGCGGAACATGAAAGCCTGCACCTGTGACTGTGAATCTGCTGATTCACCCACACGACTCCCCTCCATCATCCCGACTATCCTGTCAACATCGCTGCCACCTCCGCCGCCACCTCAGGCTCACCTACTGAACTGCATGCCAGGTGAGGTCACATGTTAAAGGTTATTAATGATGGGCCAgtaagcttttttaaaaaagtgataaaTGGGGGTGAACAGTATGTGAAGGACAATGACATGGTAGGGAACACGACACATGTAAAGATAAATGACAGGCAGAGCTGTTTCCTGTGGATTTTTGAGGTGTCTCGTGGACAAAGAGAGCTCCAGCTGGTGTGATGGATCACACAGCTGGTGCTGTTGGCTCTGTCCTCATATGCACTCTGTCTAATCTTGGCTCAGTCTTCGCAGTGGTTGCACGATTCACCTTCTATGATCCTGACATTTTTCAACCTCAGTGTTAAAGGGGGCTCGGATCTGTTACAGAGATAGTGACagtttggtttgcagaaatgaacAACTGTGAGAAAGACGCCTGGAAGGGCAAACTCTGCTGGATAATCTTATTACCTGTGCAAAGAATGTGATGAGCAGATTAGGGAGCCAAAAATAGGGCGTGCCCTTCACCTAATTGCATGATACTGGGCAAAGCAGCACACATCAGATGATGTCCCCATCGTCATCTTCCGCCTTATCACGCAATCCTTCGGAGTATCGGATTTTAGTTTGAGCTAGAACACCACGAGCAGGAAGGCCGGTCAGAACATTTCATGGGGGAATATAcagcatgttgttgttgctcagtCGAGGCTCTGTGAACTGGATTTCTTTTGTATTTCCACTTAAAACATGCGTCAAactttttaaaggataagttcattcaaaattaaaattcagtcatcatatACTCACCCTCGTGCTGATGGTAGTCTAggaaacatttttggagctccACTGTAAAACCGTgatgcagcattttcctaaactactaaagtagatggggacttttttaaaacgttaaaaaacaactgaaaaaacataaacggctccatacagctcgtcagACTTAATCCAAGTCTGtccacattgatttgaaaagacgttatttacacccttggtGCATGGTCGAGCGCTTGCATTCAATTCAGAcgggtgcatgctaacacttttagcctagcagctacaatgaagatttcagctttaaaaacagtgaaaataacgtctttttaaatcaattttgggATCTGGGGCGTCCtgatacttggattacgccaTACTAACtgtttggagacattttatgttttattatcagttgtttttttatgttttaaaacatgtccccatctacttcagctgtttaggagaatgctccagaaatgttttgtagactgcGAAACTTAGAGTAGGGTACAGAGTGGATATGACTGAATcgtcatttttgggtgaacttatcctttaatgaaTTAGACGTGAACATAGCCATGGCATAATGTCCGTATTCACATACTGCGGTGACTCTGAGTGGCTCATAAATGGTAACAGAGGAAGTCGACATTGCTCGGTTTGCAAGTTAGTCAAGAGTCTCGCAACAACCGATCggtttcaacattttttaaaaatgatttaatgcaaaagtggaacacaaacaaatgtcagaTCAAATCTTGGCTGAATCTTCCCCATTAAAAGGTTTGAATGCCACAGTAAACTGCACGTCTGTCCTCCACAGAATGCCCTTACCACAAAGCCCTGGGCTTTGAATCTGGATCTGTGACATCAGACCAGATCAGCTGCTCCAATGAGGAACAGTACGCTGGCTGGTACTCCTCCTGGATGCCCACCAAGGCTCGCCTTAACAACCAAGGCTTTGGGTAGGTCCTGAAAACCTACTTCTTCTTGTTATCATCAGTGAATATAACTAAAAGCTTATACTAAATATGTGTTGTTTCTGTTAGGTGTGCGTGGCTCTCCAAGTTTAACGACCAGTATCAGTGGATCCAGATTGACCTGAAGGAGGTGGGTGTGGTGTCTGGCATCCTGACCCAGGGTCGCTGTGACGCTGATGAGTGGATTACCAAATACAGCATCCAGTATCGCACTGTGGAAACCCTCAACTGGATCTATTATAAAGACCAGACAGGAAACAACAGGGTAAGCACACAGAGTAGCATCAGTGTTGGGCTCTCGTGCAGTAAAACTTTGTGACTCTTGATACACTTTATTAATATGAATAGTTTCGCAGCACATTCGTGACTGCTGAGTCAGTTTGACTCTTTCAAAAGTCGTTGATGTTACATAATTGCGGAGTCATTGATGC
This window of the Pagrus major chromosome 11, Pma_NU_1.0 genome carries:
- the LOC141004269 gene encoding retinoschisin-like, whose protein sequence is MEATVRCAAVLFLLLLTQALITVHSQEVVQDEELQEEDQQVMETLTRNMKACTCDCESADSPTRLPSIIPTILSTSLPPPPPPQAHLLNCMPECPYHKALGFESGSVTSDQISCSNEEQYAGWYSSWMPTKARLNNQGFGCAWLSKFNDQYQWIQIDLKEVGVVSGILTQGRCDADEWITKYSIQYRTVETLNWIYYKDQTGNNRVFYGNSDRSSTVQNLLRPPIVARYIRLLPLGWHTRIAMRMELLMCMNKCS